The following proteins are co-located in the Camelina sativa cultivar DH55 chromosome 12, Cs, whole genome shotgun sequence genome:
- the LOC104730110 gene encoding nucleoporin nup211-like isoform X1 — MDKKKNRSDPLAAGRQKLQQFRQKKADKGTDQKKDSKGSTSQGKSSKKSGKSEKHERKPETSAVSDEAEAPSHEAAGGATSHVNVGEEVVDSPQTSANAEAHENVSVHGSASEPDPPQPVNTTSDDGSEVRKEVVNSENDISISLSTEEENIKSVNSGTDGTVDSLTSDPADSEKGVIHDDASINVDEISAASGNIGEGKRVEVESGSGSVEKPHQPSSLHEYIPDVSLIRARGDQVTDVGEMQEEDGSHMEQFSESLAKAGVDKIATEERQTSDPASASPSHFSEGSSVTLDSVQLDGISGNIRSQQIREAAELNEEKPETSIHFPNNRDHVLSAEPEEGSVAHMASQLQLPESVSLSEVSSHEEPRKLDTLNLSGDVSVAHVHEGRSVSFLQLVDIVRGLGQDEYQILCNAREAASSNEPGTSSLERLREELFVSSTMEDILHVQLTEQSHLQNEFDHQHNQLVAEISQLRTSYNAVTERNDSLVEELSECQSKLYAATRSNEKLENKLLATEAQVEDFTTKMNELQLSLEKSVLDLSEAKEKFINLQVENDTLVAAISSVNDEKKELLEEKKSKNYEIEHLSSELNNCKNVAAILKAEVEQLENTIGPLKDEKMNLMDDKYSLLGEAEKLQEELANCKTLATLQEVENLNIKETLSLLTGQQTKFDENNLRLREENEKAHLELSAHLISETYLLSEYSNLKEGYSLLNNKLLKFQGEKEHLVEENDKLTHELLTLQERTSTVQKERTHLEVELKEAIARLDKLAEENTSLTSSIMVEKARMVDIGNEDASGLINQEISEKLEKSSEVGVSKQTASFLENALYTNLEEVMEETSEFSALKKNLDKGEKMVQNLEEAIKQILADSSMSKSSDKGATPAVSKLIQAFESKQKPEEQESEKAQLSDDLSEGDQYVSVNVQIRSLRGLLAQLLLNAKEAGIQFNQLSDDRTSTNQRLKELNVEFASQQDHIDVLEADSIESKISFEALKHYSYELQHRNHELELLCESLKLRNGSIGVENTELNKKLSSCLLRIDELEIQLENLQQTLSSFLSSMEEQLVALQDESERAMMLEHELTSLMSEFGEAVVRLDDRLLRSGTSEASVGLDMSKRISGSIDMAVKVIDDLEAKLEAAYAKHESTSNQYEELKQSFSTLFEKNEFAASSMQKIYADLTKLFTESCGSEEIANLEVENVAVSDPFKDGSFENLMEAVRNILSERLELRSVIDKLQSDLSSKSNDMEELAQQSLHSTSLRELVGKVEGVLELESGISSESPSSHVEFLVSQLVQKFIETEELAHLLRKQLEAKENELMEIQESLLHHKSEIGGLRENLTHAEESLVAVQSELQDKSNECEQSEQRLLSTREKLSIAVAKGKGLIVQRDNVKQSLAETSAKLQKCSEELNLKDSRLLEVEAKLKTYTEAGERVEALESELSYIRNSATALRESFLLKDSLLHRIEEILEDLDLPEHFHARDILEKVEWLARSANGNSLRPSDWDQKSSDGGAGFAISEPWREDVQTGTSSEDDLRIKFEELKGKFYGLAEQNEMLEQSLMERNTLVQKWEKLLENIDMPPQLQSMEVENKIEWLATSISEATDERDTLQQKIDNLEVYCQSLSADLEVSQKQVFDVEANLQSCVNERVNLSERLESLNGDHESLTGRASHLEVENEKLQNQVNDLHGKLVEKLGNEEHLQTIEGELLNLRYVINDVIQEDGLQNLALASNSESLDGLLRQLIDYYKNMLKAERDDKVCETRPSNADVRSGESLGSDEATSHGHHPELIVEATSRDITVVETPDVASLTKDLDEALHVQKLTREERDSYMAKQQSLVAENEALDKKIVELQEFLKEEEQKSASAREKLNVAVRKGKALVQLRDSLKQTIEELNAELGRLKSEIINRDEILLENENKVRELESYTVRVEALESECQLLKSHLEETENLLQERSGTLSMTLNVLNSIDIGDEGDRNDPVLKLQRISQLFQNMSTAMSSAEQESRKSRRAAELLLAELDEVQERNDSLQEGLSKCTDKIQQLSKEKDAAEAEKSHFENLSAVNSEEKKKLYGQLLSFGTSVNSLKKILAGTSSCLADIFTMDMEFLHHLKANMESCAKQTGTNLSGWPQLGSGNFVEKEIFSRLSAAWSNNNLHEISSGGNITEICGSLSQNLDQFVDDVSHLEENVSKHLTSWHDQINIVCNSLDTVFKSIGKGTESEIAALGERVALLHKACSSVLMEIENRKAELVGNDNFNMGLHQVDEDSSMESVRSMVNRLSSAVKELVVVNAEAVERNEKEMKVIITNLQRELHEKDIQNDRMCNELVGQVKEAQAGAKIFAEDLQSTSARMRDMQDQLGILVQERDSMKERVKELQARQTSHSELQEKVTSLSDVVTAKDQEIEAFMQALDEEESQMEDLKHRVTELEQEVQQKNLDLQKAEASRGKISKKLSITVDKFDELHHLSENLLVEIEKLQQQVQDRDTEVSFLRQEVTRCTNEALAASQMDIKRDSEDIQTVLSWFDTIALLLGLEDSPSTDAQSHINHYMETLEKRIASILSEVDELRLVGQSKDALLEAERSRVAELRQKEATLEKFLHEKESQPNMSTSPTSEIVEVEPLINKWTKTPVPSQVRSLRKGNNDQVAISIDADQADQSGSLEEDDDKAHGFRSMSTSRIIPRFTRPLTNMIDGLWVSCDRTLMRQPALRLGIMIYWAILHALLAAFVV; from the exons ATGGACAAGAAAAAGAATCGTAGCGATCCACTTGCTGCTGGGCGTCAGAAG CTTCAACAATTTCGTCAAAAGAAGGCTGACAAAGGCACTGATCAGAAAAAGGACTCGAAAGGCAGTACAAGCCAAGGAAAATCCTCTAAAAAATCTGGTAAATCTGAGAAGCATGAGCGTAAACCTGAAACAAGTGCTGTCAGTGATGAGGCAGAAGCTCCGTCCCATGAGGCTGCAGGAGGAGCTACATCTCATGTGAACGTTGGTGAGGAGGTTGTTGATTCTCCACAAACTTCTGCAAATGCAGAAGCTCACGAAAATGTTTCTGTCCATGGTTCAGCATCAGAACCTGATCCGCCTCAGCCAGTAAATACCACGTCTGATGATGGATCTGAAGTGAGAAAAGAAGTAGTTAATTCTGAAAATGATATCAGTATATCATTATCCACTGAAGAAGAGAATATCAAGTCTGTCAACAGTGGAACGGATGGCACAGTAGATTCTCTGACATCTGACCCTGCTGATTCTGAGAAGGGAGTTATACATGACGATGCATCTATTAATGTTGACGAAATCTCTGCTGCTTCTGGAAACATAGGTGAAGGGAAAAGAGTTGAAGTTGAAAGTGGGTCTGGGAGTGTGGAAAAGCCACATCAGCCATCCTCTCTCCATGAATATATTCCTGATGTTTCCTTGATTCGTGCAAGGGGAGATCAGGTAACTGATGTAG GGGAAATGCAGGAAGAAGATGGTTCACACATGGAGCAGTTTTCTGAATCACTTGCAAAGGCAGGTGTGGATAAGATTGCAACTGAAGAAAGGCAAACAAGCGATCCAGCATCTGCTTCCCCTTCACACTTTTCAGAGGGATCCTCAGTTACACTTGATTCAGTTCAACTAGATGGAATAAGTGGTAATATTAGAAGCCAACAGATCAGGGAAGCTGCAGAGCTTAATGAAGAAAAACCAGAAACATCTATTCATTTTCCTAATAACAGAGATCACGTGCTTTCTGCTGAACCTGAGGAAGGCTCGGTTGCACATATGGCTAGTCAGCTGCAATTGCCTGAGAGCGTCAGTCTATCTGAAGTTTCGAGCCATGAGGAACCTCGTAAACTCGACACATTGAATCTATCTGGTGACGTTTCCGTTGCTCATGTTCACGAAGGCCGCTCAGTCAGCTTCTTACAGCTTGTGGATATTGTACGAGGACTTGGACAAGATGAATATCAAATTTTGTGCAATGCAAGAGAGGCTGCTTCCAGTAATGAGCCAGGAACAAGTTCCTTGGAGCGATTAAGAGAAGAACTATTTGTTTCGAGTACCATGGAAGATATACTCCATGTGCAACTCACGGAACAGTCTCATCTACAAAACGAGTTTGATCATCAACATAACCAACTGGTAGCTGAAATATCACAGCTTCGTACATCATATAATGCGGTGACAGAGAGAAATGACTCTCTTGTGGAGGAACTATCAGAGTGCCAGTCTAAACTATATGCTGCCACAAGGTCAAATGAGAAGCTTGAAAATAAGCTTCTTGCTACAGAAGCACAAGTGGAGGATTTCACTACTAAGATGAATGAATTGCAGCTTAGCCTAGAAAAGTCCGTGTTGGATCTATCTGAGGCGAAAGAAAAGTTCATCAATCTTCAGGTGGAGAATGATACGTTGGTTGCAGCCATTTCTTCCGTGAATGATGAGAAAAAGGAActtcttgaagaaaaaaaatccaagaactATGAGATTGAGCATCTTTCGTCTGAGTTAAACAATTGCAAGAACGTGGCGGCCATACTAAAGGCAGAAGTTGAGCAATTGGAAAATACTATTGGTCCACtgaaagatgagaagatgaatcTTATGGATGATAAATATAGTTTATTGGGTGAGGCAGAAAAGTTACAGGAAGAATTGGCAAATTGTAAGACGTTGGCCACCCTGCAAGAGGTggaaaatttaaacataaagGAGACGCTTTCTTTATTGACAGGCCAGCAGACTAAGTTTGATGAGAACAACCTACGTCTCAgggaagaaaatgagaaagcaCATCTGGAACTGAGTGCACATCTGATCTCGGAGACTTATTTATTGTCCGAGTATTCCAATCTAAAAGAAGGATATTCTTTGTTGAATAATAAGCTCTTGAAGTTTCAAGGGGAAAAGGAACATTTGGTTGAGGAAAATGATAAACTTACGCATGAACTTCTTACTCTTCAAGAGCGTACGTCAACTGTACAAAAAGAGCGGACTCATCTAGAAGTTGAGTTAAAAGAAGCAATAGCGCGCCTCGATAAATTGGCTGAAGAAAATACATCTCTTACTAGCAGCATTATGGTAGAAAAAGCTAGAATGGTAGACATTGGTAACGAGGATGCATCAGGATTGATCAATCAGGAAATTTCTGAGAAACTTGAGAAAAGTTCAGAAGTCGGGGTTAGTAAACAGACCGCATCATTCCTTGAAAATGCGCTATATACAAATTTGGAAGAGGTGATGGAAGAGACGTCTGAGTTTTCTGCCTTGAAGAAGAATCTGGATAAGGGGGAGAAAATGGTTCAGAACCTTGAAGAGGCAATTAAGCAGATCCTTGCTGATTCTTCAATGAGTAAATCTAGCGATAAGGGTGCTACACCAGCAGTATCAAAACTGATTCAAGCTTTTGAGTCAAAGCAGAAACCAGAAGAACAGGAATCGGAAAAAGCACAGTTAAGTGATGATCTATCAGAAGGAGATCAATATGTATCTGTGAATGTGCAGATTAGAAGTTTGAGAGGCTTGCTTGCTCAGTTACTCTTGAATGCTAAGGAGGCTGGTATACAATTCAACCAGTTAAGTGATGACAGGACATCGACAAATCAAAGACTCAAGGAGTTAAATGTTGAGTTCGCATCTCAGCAGGATCACATTGATGTTCTGGAGGCAGATAGTATTGAGAGTAAAATTTCATTTGAAGCTCTGAAGCATTATTCATATGAGCTGCAACATAGAAACCATGAACTTGAACTTCTTTGTGAATCATTAAAGCTAAGAAATGGTAGTATCGGTGTAGAAAACACGGAGCTCAATAAGAAGCTGAGTTCTTGCTTACTAAGAATCGATGAGCTTGAAATTCAGCTGGAAAACTTACAGCAGACTTTAAGTAGCTTTTTGTCCTCAATGGAAGAACAGTTAGTGGCCTTGCAGGATGAATCTGAGAGAGCAATGATGCTAGAACATGAATTGACATCATTGATGTCTGAATTTGGTGAAGCAGTTGTGAGGCTTGATGATCGTCTACTCAGATCTGGCACTTCTGAAGCTTCTGTTGGCTTAGATATGAGCAAGCGCATATCTGGTTCTATTGATATGGCTGTAAAGGTGATTGACGATCTGGAGGCAAAACTTGAAGCTGCTTATGCGAAGCATGAGTCCACCTCAAACCAATATGAGGAATTGAAGCAGAGTTTCAGTACTCTGTTTGAGAAGAATGAATTTGCAGCTTCTTCAATGCAGAAGATCTATGCTGATTTGACAAAATTGTTTACTGAATCATGTGGGTCAGAGGAAATAGCCAATCTTGAAGTTGAAAATGTAGCTGTCTCTGATCCTTTTAAGGATGGTAGTTTTGAGAATCTGATGGAGGCTGTGCGAAATATTCTTTCTGAGAGGCTTGAACTTCGGTCTGTGATTGATAAGCTACAGTCGGACTTGTCGAGTAAATCAAACGATATGGAGGAACTGGCGCAGCAAAGCCTTCATTCCACTTCACTTCGAGAGTTAGTTGGGAAGGTTGAGGGTGTTCTGGAACTTGAAAGTGGAATTAGTTCTGAATCTCCTAGTTCACATGTGGAGTTTCTTGTTTCCCAACTTGTTCAGAAGTTTATAGAGACTGAGGAATTGGCTCATCTCCTCAGAAAACAGTTAGAGGCTAAGGAGAATGAGTTGATGGAGATCCAGGAGAGTTTACTGCATCATAAATCGGAAATAGGTGGTCTCAGGGAAAATTTAACCCACGCAGAGGAGTCGCTTGTGGCTGTACAATCTGAGTTACAAGATAAATCTAATGAATGTGAACAATCAGAGCAGAGGTTATTATCGACTAGAGAGAAGCTTAGCATAGCTGTTGCTAAAGGAAAAGGTTTGATTGTTCAGCGTGACAATGTCAAGCAGTCATTGGCCGAAACCTCTGCTAAACTACAGAAGTGCTCAGAGGAATTGAATTTGAAGGACTCAAGGCTTCTGGAAGTTGAAGCAAAACTTAAGACCTATACGGAGGCAGGTGAACGCGTGGAAGCATTAGAATCTGAGCTTTCATACATCCGAAACTCAGCTACTGCACTGCGGGAATCTTTTCTTCTCAAAGACTCTCTGCTTCACAGAATTGAAgaaattttggaagatttgGATCTCCCAGAGCATTTTCATGCTCGAGATATATTGGAAAAGGTGGAGTGGTTAGCAAGATCAGCTAACGGCAACTCTTTGCGTCCCTCTGATTGGGATCAGAAGAGTTCTGATGGCGGTGCGGGATTTGCTATCTCGGAGCCCTGGCGGGAGGATGTACAAACTGGCACAAGTTCTGAGGATGACTTAAGGATCAAGTTTGAGGAGCTTAAAGGGAAGTTTTATGGATTGGCTGAACAGAATGAAATGCTCGAGCAGTCCTTGATGGAAAGGAATACCTTGGTACAGAAATGGGAAAAACTCCTCGAGAATATTGATATGCCTCCACAGCTACAGTCCATGGAAGTGGAAAACAAGATTGAATGGCTTGCAACTTCAATATCGGAGGCTACAGATGAGAGGGATACTCTCCAACAAAAGATTGATAACCTTGAAGTCTATTGTCAATCACTAAGTGCTGATTTGGAAGTCTCACAAAAGCAAGTATTTGATGTCGAGGCAAATCTTCAGTCGTGTGTTAATGAGAGGGTGAATCTTTCTGAAAGACTGGAAAGTTTGAATGGTGATCATGAGAGTCTTACTGGGAGGGCCAGTCACCTTGAAGTTGAGAATGAGAAACTGCAGAATCAAGTGAATGATTTGCATGGAAAACTAGTTGAGAAACTTGGGAATGAAGAACATCTTCAGACTATTGAAGGAGAGCTATTGAATTTGAGGTACGTGATTAATGATGTTATCCAGGAAGATGGCTTGCAGAATTTGGCTTTGGCAAGTAATTCTGAGAGTTTGGATGGACTGCTGAGACAGCTGATAGACTATTATAAGAATATGTTAAAAGCTGAAAGAGATGACAAAGTCTGTGAAACTCGTCCATCAAATGCTGATGTTAGAAGTGGAGAGTCATTGGGTTCAGATGAAGCAACTTCTCATGGGCACCATCCTGAATTGATAGTTGAAGCAACAAGTAGAGACATAACCGTAGTAGAGACACCTGATGTAGCTTCCTTAACTAAAGATCTGGATGAAGCACTGCATGTTCAAAAGCTGACAAGGGAAGAAAGAGATTCATACATGGCAAAACAACAATCCTTGGTTGCTGAAAATGAGGCACTTGATAAGAAAATAGTAGAATTGCAGGAATTtcttaaagaagaagagcagaAATCAGCCTCTGCAAGAGAGAAATTAAATGTAGCTGTTAGGAAAGGGAAAGCGTTGGTCCAACTAAGGGATAGCCTGAAGCAAACTATTGAAGAGTTGAACGCTGAGCTTGGTCGCCTGAAATCAGAGATTATCAACCGAGATGAAATACTCTTAGAGAATGAAAATAAAGTTAGGGAGTTGGAATCTTACACTGTAAGGGTAGAAGCCCTAGAGTCTGAGTGCCAATTGTTGAAAAGTCATTTGGAAGAAACAGAAAATTTACTGCAGGAACGAAGTGGTACATTGAGCATGACGTTGAATGTGTTGAATAGCATTGATATTGGTGATGAAGGGGACAGAAATGATCCAGTTCTGAAGCTTCAACGTATCTCACAACTGTTTCAAAATATGAGTACAGCCATGTCTTCTGCTGAGCAGGAGTCGAGAAAATCCAGAAGAGCAGCTGAGTTGCTACTTGCCGAGTTGGACGAGGTTCAGGAGAGAAACGATAGTCTGCAAGAGGGGCTATCGAAATGTACAGATAAAATCCAGCAACTTTCCAAGGAGAAGGATGCAGCAGAGGCTGAAAAATCACATTTTGAAAACTTATCAGCAGTCAAcagtgaagaaaagaagaagctttatgGTCAACTGCTGTCCTTCGGAACTAGTGTGAACTCTCTAAAGAAAATACTCGCAGGTACCAGCAGTTGCCTAGCTGATATTTTCACTATGGATATGGAGTTTCTGCATCATCTGAAGGCAAATATGGAATCATGTGCGAAGCAAACTGGTACTAATTTGTCTGGCTGGCCGCAGCTCGGTTCTGGGAATTTCGTAGAAAAG GAAATCTTTTCACGCTTGAGTGCTGCTTGGTCTAACAACAACTTGCATGAGATTTCAAGTGGTGGAAACATTACCGAAATTTGTGGTTCTCTCTCACAAAACCTTGATCAGTTTGTGGATGATGTTAGCCATCTTGAAGAGAATGTAAGCAAGCACTTGACATCATGGCACGACCAGATTAATATTGTATGCAACAGTCTGGACACCGTTTTTAAGTCAATCGGAAAAGGAACGGAGTCAGAAATTGCTGCTCTGGGTGAAAGAGTTGCCTTGCTTCATAAAGCATGTTCTAGTGTGTTGATGGAAATTGAAAACCGTAAAGCCGAACTTGTTGGAAATGACAATTTCAATATGGGTCTCCATCAAGTAGATGAGGATTCGTCCATGGAATCTGTCAGGTCCATGGTAAATAGGCTATCGTCAGCTGTTAAGGAGCTTGTTGTTGTAAATGCTGAGGCTGTGGAGAGAAATGAAAAGGAGATGAAGGTAATCATCACCAATTTGCAAAGGGAGTTACACGAAAAGGACATCCAAAATGATAGGATGTGCAATGAACTTGTGGGTCAAGTTAAGGAAGCCCAGGCTGGTGCTAAAATTTTTGCAGAAGATCTTCAATCTACCAGTGCCCGGATGCGTGACATGCAAGACCAGCTGGGCATTTTGGTTCAGGAACGGGATTCTATGAAGGAGAGAGTTAAAGAGCTGCAAGCACGGCAGACATCACACTCAGAATTACAGGAGAAGGTCACATCGCTTAGTGATGTTGTAACTGCAAAAGACCAAG AAATTGAGGCATTTATGCAAGCGCTTGACGAGGAAGAGTCTCAGATGGAGGATCTAAAACACAGGGTTACAGAATTAGAACAGGAAGTGCAACAGAAGAACTTAGATTTGCAGAAAGCTGAAGCTTCTCGTGGGAAGATTTCCAAAAAGCTATCAATTACTGTGGATAAATTCGATGAGCTCCACCATCTCTCTGAAAATCTTCTCGTTGAAATCGAGAAACTTCAACAGCAAGTGCAAGATCGAGATACCGAGGTTTCTTTCTTAAGACAAGAAGTCACTAGGTGCACCAATGAAGCTCTTGCTGCTTCTCAGATGGACATTAAGAGAGATTCAGAAGATATCCAAACTGTACTTTCTTGGTTTGACACGATAGCTTTGCTACTTGGTCTAGAAGATTCACCTTCCACTGATGCGCAGAGTCACATAAACCACTACATGGAGACACTTGAGAAAAGGATTGCATCTATACTATCTGAAGTAGACGAATTACGGTTAGTTGGACAAAGCAAGGACGCATTGCTTGAGGCTGAGAGGAGTAGAGTGGCTGAGCTCAGACAGAAAGAAGCAACTCTTGAAAAATTCTTACATGAGAAAGAATCCCAACCAAACATGTCAACAAGCCCGACGTCAGAGATTGTTGAAGTGGAACCTCTG ATAAACAAGTGGACGAAAACACCGGTCCCATCGCAAGTCCGGAGTTTGCGTAAAGGGAACAACGACCAAGTGGCCATTAGTATAGATGCAGATCAAGCTGATCAAAGTGGTAGcttag